A portion of the Bactrocera neohumeralis isolate Rockhampton chromosome 2, APGP_CSIRO_Bneo_wtdbg2-racon-allhic-juicebox.fasta_v2, whole genome shotgun sequence genome contains these proteins:
- the LOC126761045 gene encoding zinc finger protein 614-like isoform X2, protein MQSSKKGVILIEEEEESTQWISEDEDENAEEKRFQPHSMGIVECEELYAGNKKTSAESIETHPIHLHSFTKPSKNKSTEFMPNEKTLKNRRQGPKKIYYEVKPNESSKVSPLVDNNTSGTQFHLVPKETIKEIVPIYEKKDQTLEDPAQISDIETLLATISSGSFESIRDSSPCSADDLQSVLMNQFTLQMINANFNILENDLQIDDFDTLLAAVDEQASLGSINNKEKYSSSLKNGGNVLKVKMGCCKGMPVPYIGEKGNEWEMNEKVIPLQTATRESKFLNHTPNGPSYKLAYNKKSIDNVVKNEKSSVKATSVAGRSNKITSRSLRCRLCVHSVSDQPIFATKEMLDNHIATVHDDKERPYNCPQCAARYRTRSGCVAHINAIHLKKGDKCELCDKIVAGGAGQMRMHIERNHTHGNYTCEICHMELKNISLYNFKYHKRWHNEDKLWRCELCGKAFVTRTHLIEHKVTHTRQGEFLCTRCGKSTRSKWELRTHLFTIHGEGEAPLKCNYCDEKFTQHVQKRAHLERYHPMELAKRIVSCTKCEKHFSTETNLQRHIKQQHNEVNAEMELSDMVTSSTPQYEGFMCAHCPRKYRSKYALIKHLKVHAVMADRPYSCPDCEMHFKHFSELDRHDLQHHATVRPYRCDKCFKAFATKTALKIHGQVHEAKGRNFRCPECNQRFKFEKSLNLHIISHKTMRHSCEICKKSYIRLAQLKTHKNRYHKKTSDTEEE, encoded by the exons ATGCAGTCGTCGAAGAAAGGG GTAATACTAATTGAAGAGGAGGAGGAGTCGACACAGTGGATAAGCGAAGACGAAGACGAAAACGCGGAGGAGAAAAGATTTCAACCACATTCGATGGGAATTGTTGAATGTGAAGAACTTTATGctggaaataaaaaaacttcagCGGAATCTATTGAAACACATCCTATACATTTGCATAGTTTCACTaaaccttcaaaaaataaatcaactgaGTTCATGCCCAatgaaaaaacattgaaaaatagaAGGCAAGGACCAAAAAAGATATATTACGAAGTAAAGCCAAACGAATCTTCTAAAGTTTCACCACTTGTTGATAATAACACATCAGGAACACAATTTCATTTGGTTCCCAAAGAgacaataaaagaaattgtacctatttatgaaaaaaaagacCAAACTTTAGAAGATCCAGCACAAATAAGTGATATTGAAACATTATTAGCCACAATAAGCAGCGGGTCATTTGAATCAATTAGAGATTCTAGTCCCTGCTCTGCCGACGATTTACAATCAGTGCTTATGAATCAATTCACACTTCAAATGATCAACGCAAATTTTAACATCCTGGAAAACGATTTACAAATTGACGACTTCGACACCTTGCTGGCGGCAGTTGATGAGCAAGCCTCTTTAGGGTCAATaaataataaggaaaaataTTCAAGTTCTCTGAAAAATGGAGGAAatgtattaaaagtaaaaatgggTTGTTGTAAAGGAATGCCTGTACCATATATAGGAGAAAAGGGAAACGAATGGGAAATGAATGAAAAAGTTATTCCTTTACAAACAGCAACAAGAgaatctaaatttttaaatcatacaCCAAATGGTCCTTCCTATAAATTGGCGTATAATAAAAAGTCGATAGACAATgttgttaaaaatgaaaaatcaagCGTAAAAGCAACATCCGTCGCTGGTCGCTcaaataaaataacttcaagAAGTTTGCGTTGCCGCCTTTGTGTACACTCTGTTTCGGACCAGCCTATTTTCGCCACCAAAGAGATGCTGGATAACCATATAGCTACAGTACACGATGATAAAGAACGGCCTTATAATTGTCCTCAGTGTGCGGCACGGTACCGCACGCGAAGCGGCTGTGTGGCACACATAAACGCAATACACCTTAAAAAGGGGGACAAATGCGAACTGTGTGATAAAATTGTTGCAGGCGGCGCCGGACAGATGCGTATGCATATCGAACGCAATCACACCCACGGCAACTATACATGTGAGATCTGTCATATGGAGCTGAAGAACATCTCACTTTACAATTTCAAGTATCATAAAAGATGGCACAATGAAGATAAATTATGGAGATGCGAGCTCTGCGGGAAAGCGTTTGTTACGCGCACACATTTAATAGAACACAAAGTGACGCACACACGACAAGGCGAATTTCTCTGTACACGGTGCGGAAAAA gTACGCGCAGTAAATGGGAACTTCGTACACACCTCTTTACCATTCATGGCGAAGGAGAAGCGCCATTAAAGTGCAACTATTGTGATGAAA AGTTCACTCAACATGTACAGAAACGTGCTCATCTTGAGCGATATCATCCTATGGAGTTGGCTAAGCGTATAGTTTCGTGTACAAAATGTGAAAAGCATTTCTCTACAGAGACGAATCTTCAACGGCACATTAAACAACAGCATAATGAGGTTAATGCCGAAATGGAGCTCTCCGATATGGTGACCTCTTCCACACCACAATACGAAGGATTCATGTGCGCACATTGCCCTCGTAAATATCGTTCTAAATACGCACTTATTAAACATCTGAAGGTGCATGCGGTGATGGCAGATAGACCATATTCATGTCCAGATTGTGAGATGCACTTTAAGCACTTCTCAGAATTAGATAGGCATGATTTGCAGCATCATGCTACAGTACGCCCTTACAGATGCGATAAGTGTTTTAAGGCTTTTGCTACCAAAACAGCGCTTAAAATCCACGGACAAGTTCACGAAG CAAAGGGTAGAAACTTTCGATGTCCAGAATGTAATCAACgcttcaaatttgaaaaatctttaaacCTGCACATTATTTCCCACAAAACAATGCGACACAGCtgtgaaatttgcaaaaaatcatACATACGATTAGCACAATTGAAaa CCCACAAAAATCGTTACCATAAAAAAACGAGTGATACAGAGGAAGAATAA
- the LOC126761058 gene encoding protein Red, producing the protein MAESVRLTNDDFRKLLATPRQPPPGSTPANSTTATSSSIEKKKPQGSSSERNDLRRKKKNFYAALKKQEDGKLQQLSEKYRDRARERRDGANPDYQNVSTPGHSSTNAYRAVAPDLKSGIDAAERRRRIIQESKFLGGDMRHTHLVKGLDYALLQKVRSELQTKEVEEQALAVAAATEKLAETAAAEQAEAESKDADDHMTIKSAMARNIFNIIQARRSKEVSCNELFAPGRMAYVIDLEDDLGETDIPTTLIRSKFEVPVNREDIATLTTNDIVINKLSQILSYLRAGGRNKKNKKRDKDKPLFYEKEMEQTLNITGLSDGGGLSGKALGDNIYDDIGEYQPNTKKEGLKLDNNNPKGVAGSYFADVKGNEDPEPLITNIPPPPKITKAIASRFANEPEGYAECYPGLEEMNDAIDDSDDEVDYTKMDLGNKKGPIGRWDFDTQEEYSDYMSTKEALPKAAFQYGVKMQDGRRTRKNKTEKSEKAELDREWQKIQNIIQKRKFPKGGAEEPDYKAAKY; encoded by the exons ATGGCTGAATCAGTCCGTTTGACAAACGATGATTTTCGTAAGCTATTGGCTACTCCTCGTCAGCCACCACCAGGGAGTACACCTGCAAATTCTACAACAGCTACATCGTCGTCTATCGAAAAGAAAAAACCTCAAGGTTCAAGTAGTGAGCGCAATGATTTGcgtagaaaaaagaaaaatttttatgcagcacttaaaaaacaagaagatgGTAAACTGCAACAACTATCCGAAAAATATCGCGATCGAGCCAGGGAACGCCGTGATGGGGCAAATCCAGATTATCAAAACGTTAGCACGCCTGGTCATAGTAGCACCAATGCTTATCGTGCTGTTGCCCCGGATTTAAAATCAGGCATAGATGCAGCTGAGCGGCGTCGTCGAATTATACAGGAATCTAAATTTTTAGGCGGTGATATGCGACACACGCATTTGGTAAAAGGTCTCGATTATGCCCTTTTACAAAAAGTACGTTCTGAATTACAAACCAAAGAGGTGGAAGAACAAGCATTGGCAGTTGCGGCAGCTACTGAAAAGTTAGCGGAAACCGCTGCAGCTGAACAAGCTGAAGCTGAAAGCAAGGATGCTGATGATCATATGACTATAAAAAGCGCAATGGcccgaaatattttcaatataattcaaGCCCGACGCTCTAAAGAAGTGTCTTGTAATGAATTATTTGCTCCAGGTCGCATGGCCTACGTTATTGATTTAGAGGATGATTTGGGAGAAACCGATATTCCAACGACATTAATACGGTCAAAATTTGAAGTGCCTGTTAATCGAGAAGATATCGCCACGCTTACTACAAATgatattgttataaataaacTTTCACAAATTCTCTCCTATTTACGTGCTGGTGGCCgcaataagaaaaacaaaaagagagATAAAGATAAACCACTTTTCTATGAAAAAGAAATGGAACAAACATTGAATATTACTGGATTAAGTGATGGTGGTGGTTTAAGTGGTAAAGCTTTAGGTGACAacatatacgacgatattggaGAGTATCAACCAAACACTAAGAAGGAAGGTTTAAAGTTAGATAACAATAACCCAAAAGGTGTGGCTGGATCTTACTTCGCAGACGTAAAAGGAAACGAAGATCCCGAGCCGCTAATAACTAATATACCACCACCGCCAAAGATTACAAAGGCGATAGCTTCGCGCTTTGCCAATGAACCAGagggttatgctgagtgttatCCGGGATTAGAAGAAATGAATGATGCCATCGATGATTCTGATGACGAAGTAGACTATACGAAAATGGATTTGGGCAATAAAAAGGGACCTATTGGTAGATGGGATTTCGATACACAAGAGGAATATTCCGATTATATGAGCACAAAGGAGGCTTTACCCAAAGCTGCATTTCAATATGGTGTCAAAATGCAAGACGGCAGACGAACtcgaaaaaacaaaacagagaaGAGCGAAAAGGCAGAGTTGGATCGCGAATGGCAGAAAATACAG aatattatacaaaaacgaAAGTTTCCTAAAGGAGGAGCAGAAGAACCCGACTACAAAGCTGCTAAATATTAG
- the LOC126761045 gene encoding zinc finger protein 614-like isoform X1 gives MGCSVYCRTCAVPPRDLADGMIDIFANTKITELLNTIKEWQLDITQDDGLSQCICKKCELALIKINTFRLQALNAKKYLQTRLYSIETTGGVGESIDDNENDLHTKTNYGGVEMHNREILPRTLQSEYTSIQMCKKTINIFNSNEKVSEKEQSNNFESGLNAVVEERGEFPFDSNNEPSRPHEFQVILIEEEEESTQWISEDEDENAEEKRFQPHSMGIVECEELYAGNKKTSAESIETHPIHLHSFTKPSKNKSTEFMPNEKTLKNRRQGPKKIYYEVKPNESSKVSPLVDNNTSGTQFHLVPKETIKEIVPIYEKKDQTLEDPAQISDIETLLATISSGSFESIRDSSPCSADDLQSVLMNQFTLQMINANFNILENDLQIDDFDTLLAAVDEQASLGSINNKEKYSSSLKNGGNVLKVKMGCCKGMPVPYIGEKGNEWEMNEKVIPLQTATRESKFLNHTPNGPSYKLAYNKKSIDNVVKNEKSSVKATSVAGRSNKITSRSLRCRLCVHSVSDQPIFATKEMLDNHIATVHDDKERPYNCPQCAARYRTRSGCVAHINAIHLKKGDKCELCDKIVAGGAGQMRMHIERNHTHGNYTCEICHMELKNISLYNFKYHKRWHNEDKLWRCELCGKAFVTRTHLIEHKVTHTRQGEFLCTRCGKSTRSKWELRTHLFTIHGEGEAPLKCNYCDEKFTQHVQKRAHLERYHPMELAKRIVSCTKCEKHFSTETNLQRHIKQQHNEVNAEMELSDMVTSSTPQYEGFMCAHCPRKYRSKYALIKHLKVHAVMADRPYSCPDCEMHFKHFSELDRHDLQHHATVRPYRCDKCFKAFATKTALKIHGQVHEAKGRNFRCPECNQRFKFEKSLNLHIISHKTMRHSCEICKKSYIRLAQLKTHKNRYHKKTSDTEEE, from the exons ATGGGTTGCAGCGTGTACTGTCGCACCTGTGCTGTACCGCCTAGAGACTTAGCAGATGGAATGATCGATATTTTTGCTAACACGAAAATTACTGaacttttaaatacaataaaggAATGGCAATTGGACATTACGCAGGACGATGGACTGTCGCAGTGTATTTGTAAGAAGTGCGAATTGGCGCTAATTAAGATTAATACATTCCGATTGCAAGCGttgaatgcaaaaaaatacttgcaaaCGCGACTTTATTCAATAGAGACAACAGGCGGGGTTGGAGAATCAATCGACGACAATGAAAATGACCTTCATACGAAAACAAATTATGGTGGAGTAGAGATGCATAATAGGGAAATATTACCGCGTACTTTGCAATCCGAGTACACATCTATACAAATGTGCAAAAAAacgataaatatatttaattcaaatgagAAAGTGAGCGAGAAAGAAcaatcaaacaattttgaatcAGGTTTAAATGCAGTCGTCGAAGAAAGGGGTGAGTTTCCGTTTGATTCGAATAATGAGCCTAGTAGACCACACGAATTTCAGGTAATACTAATTGAAGAGGAGGAGGAGTCGACACAGTGGATAAGCGAAGACGAAGACGAAAACGCGGAGGAGAAAAGATTTCAACCACATTCGATGGGAATTGTTGAATGTGAAGAACTTTATGctggaaataaaaaaacttcagCGGAATCTATTGAAACACATCCTATACATTTGCATAGTTTCACTaaaccttcaaaaaataaatcaactgaGTTCATGCCCAatgaaaaaacattgaaaaatagaAGGCAAGGACCAAAAAAGATATATTACGAAGTAAAGCCAAACGAATCTTCTAAAGTTTCACCACTTGTTGATAATAACACATCAGGAACACAATTTCATTTGGTTCCCAAAGAgacaataaaagaaattgtacctatttatgaaaaaaaagacCAAACTTTAGAAGATCCAGCACAAATAAGTGATATTGAAACATTATTAGCCACAATAAGCAGCGGGTCATTTGAATCAATTAGAGATTCTAGTCCCTGCTCTGCCGACGATTTACAATCAGTGCTTATGAATCAATTCACACTTCAAATGATCAACGCAAATTTTAACATCCTGGAAAACGATTTACAAATTGACGACTTCGACACCTTGCTGGCGGCAGTTGATGAGCAAGCCTCTTTAGGGTCAATaaataataaggaaaaataTTCAAGTTCTCTGAAAAATGGAGGAAatgtattaaaagtaaaaatgggTTGTTGTAAAGGAATGCCTGTACCATATATAGGAGAAAAGGGAAACGAATGGGAAATGAATGAAAAAGTTATTCCTTTACAAACAGCAACAAGAgaatctaaatttttaaatcatacaCCAAATGGTCCTTCCTATAAATTGGCGTATAATAAAAAGTCGATAGACAATgttgttaaaaatgaaaaatcaagCGTAAAAGCAACATCCGTCGCTGGTCGCTcaaataaaataacttcaagAAGTTTGCGTTGCCGCCTTTGTGTACACTCTGTTTCGGACCAGCCTATTTTCGCCACCAAAGAGATGCTGGATAACCATATAGCTACAGTACACGATGATAAAGAACGGCCTTATAATTGTCCTCAGTGTGCGGCACGGTACCGCACGCGAAGCGGCTGTGTGGCACACATAAACGCAATACACCTTAAAAAGGGGGACAAATGCGAACTGTGTGATAAAATTGTTGCAGGCGGCGCCGGACAGATGCGTATGCATATCGAACGCAATCACACCCACGGCAACTATACATGTGAGATCTGTCATATGGAGCTGAAGAACATCTCACTTTACAATTTCAAGTATCATAAAAGATGGCACAATGAAGATAAATTATGGAGATGCGAGCTCTGCGGGAAAGCGTTTGTTACGCGCACACATTTAATAGAACACAAAGTGACGCACACACGACAAGGCGAATTTCTCTGTACACGGTGCGGAAAAA gTACGCGCAGTAAATGGGAACTTCGTACACACCTCTTTACCATTCATGGCGAAGGAGAAGCGCCATTAAAGTGCAACTATTGTGATGAAA AGTTCACTCAACATGTACAGAAACGTGCTCATCTTGAGCGATATCATCCTATGGAGTTGGCTAAGCGTATAGTTTCGTGTACAAAATGTGAAAAGCATTTCTCTACAGAGACGAATCTTCAACGGCACATTAAACAACAGCATAATGAGGTTAATGCCGAAATGGAGCTCTCCGATATGGTGACCTCTTCCACACCACAATACGAAGGATTCATGTGCGCACATTGCCCTCGTAAATATCGTTCTAAATACGCACTTATTAAACATCTGAAGGTGCATGCGGTGATGGCAGATAGACCATATTCATGTCCAGATTGTGAGATGCACTTTAAGCACTTCTCAGAATTAGATAGGCATGATTTGCAGCATCATGCTACAGTACGCCCTTACAGATGCGATAAGTGTTTTAAGGCTTTTGCTACCAAAACAGCGCTTAAAATCCACGGACAAGTTCACGAAG CAAAGGGTAGAAACTTTCGATGTCCAGAATGTAATCAACgcttcaaatttgaaaaatctttaaacCTGCACATTATTTCCCACAAAACAATGCGACACAGCtgtgaaatttgcaaaaaatcatACATACGATTAGCACAATTGAAaa CCCACAAAAATCGTTACCATAAAAAAACGAGTGATACAGAGGAAGAATAA